The Sesamum indicum cultivar Zhongzhi No. 13 linkage group LG6, S_indicum_v1.0, whole genome shotgun sequence genomic interval GATTCCTCGGAAGAAAGGGTTGATGTTCGTTGATGTGAAGATCCATGGCAAGCCGATTCGAGCCATGATCGACACTGAAGCTTCTCACAACTACCTTGCGAGCGCTGAAGTAGCGAGACTCGGGCTCGTGCTGGAGAAGGGAGTTGGGCGTGTGAAGGCGATCAACTCGGCTGCACAACCCATTGCCGGTGTAGCCAAGTCTGTGCTGATTAAGGTTGGTGCTTATGAGGGCAAGACCAATCTTTCGGTTGTGGTAATGGACGACTTCAAGCTTATCCTCGGGCTTGAATTTCTACGGGATACACGCACTGCAGTCTTACCCCATGTCGATTCGCTGATGATGATGGGAGCAAAACCGTGTGTCATCCCTACCTTGGCCGGACGTACTGCAGGGAAGAACTTGTCGGTCATGCAGTTTTAGAAGGGTCGCAAGCGGAATGAACCATCCTACTTGTGCACTTTTTGTCTTGATGAAATAGAAGAGGTGTCAGGGCCCATCCCGGGCGGTATCAAGAAACTGTAGATGGAGTTTGAAGACGTGATGCCAGACGAGCTGCCTCGGAAGCTACCGTCGAAGAGGGCAGTGGATCACGAGATTGAGTTGGTGCCTGGCACGAGGCCGCCCGTCAGGGCACCGTACAGAATGTCGCAACCTGAGCTTGTGGAGCTTAGGAAGCAGTTGAAGGATATGCTAGAGAGGGGAATCATAAAACCCACGAAGTCGCCGTATGGAGCGCTGGTCCTGTTTCAGAAGAAGACCGAGGGCTCCCTACGCCTGTGTTGTGACTATCGGGCACTGAACAAGATCACTGTGAAAAACAAGTATCCGATACCGTTGGTGGCAGACTGCTTCGACCATTTAAGTGGAGCGAACTACTTCATGAAGATAGACTTAAGGTCGGGCTATTGGCAGGTCTGAGTCAAGGAGGGTGATGAGGCGAAGACGACAGTTGTCACGAGGTACGGAGCTTTCGAGTTTCTTGTCATGCCTTTCGGCCTAACTAGTGCTCCCGCAACCTTCAGCACCTTGATGAACCAGGTACTTCAcggttttcttgatgagttTGTGGTGGTGTACCTGGACGACATTGTGATATACAGCAGAACCTTGGCCGAGCACGAGGACCATTTGCGGCAGGTTCTGACGAGACTCCGCGAGCACGAGCTATATGTGAAGGTGTCAAAGTGCTCGTTTGCTCGTGAGACTATCAATTTCTTGGGACACATCGTGGAGAGAGGACGCATTCGGATGGATCCCAAGAAAGTACAGGCTATCGAGGAGTGGAGACCGCCGAGCGATGTTCATGACTTGCGCTCATTTCTTGGCTTGGCGAACTATTATCGGCGTTTCGTGAAGGACTACTCCGCGATCGCACGGCCTTTGACAGACTTACTGAAGAAGACAGAGATTTGGAATTGGACACCCCAATGCCAAGTAGCCTTCGATAATTTGAAAAGAGTGATGGTGACAGATCCTGTGTTGGCCTTACCAGATATGTCAAAGCCATTCATGGTAGAGACGGACGCTTCAGACTTTGCTTTAGGAGGAGTTCTGATGCAAGATGGTCATCCAGTTGCCTTTGAGAGCAGAAAGTTGAAGGATGCTGAACGACGTTATTCAGTGTACGAGGAGTTGTTGGCCGTAGTTCATTGCGTTCGACTATGGCGACACTATTTGTTAGGCTCTCCCTTCATGGTTAGGACGGATAACACTACAGTGAGTCATTTCATGTCGCAGCCGAAGCTGACCAGTAGGCAGGCACGTTGGCAGGAGTTGTTGTCAGAGTTTCACTTCGTGTTGGAGTACTGGGCCAGCTCCAGCAACCACGCAGCAGACGCCTTGAGCCGTAGGGCGGACTTGGCGAACTTGGAGTCGATAGCAGCGCTCTCCTCTAGTGCGGCTGCTATCTCTGTGAAGGATCAGGTGTGGGAGTTACTATTGAGGGATCCCGCAGCGCAAGGCCTGATTCGGCTTGTCGAGCAGGGCAAGGCTCGACACTTTTGGATCCAGGATGGATTGTTGATGACCAAGGGAAACCGCGTATATATTCCGAGAGGCGGGGACCTACAGAAATCACTTCTTTCCGAATGCCACGACACACATTGGGCTGGACACCAAGGACAGGAACGCACGTTTGCCTTGGTGCGGAGGGCTTACTATGGGCCACAGATGCGAGACGATGTCGAGACGTATGTCCGCACTTGCTTGATTTGTCAGCAGGACAAGGCAGACCATAGAAGAAGACTGGTTTGCTGCAACCACTTCCCATCCCAAAGCGTCCATGGGAGAGCGTCTCCATGGATTACATCTCTGGACTGCCTAAAGTCGGGGACTTAGGCTCTATTATCATCGTGGTAGATcgtttgtcaaaatatgctaCATTTATCGCAGCACCCAAACACGTTACAGCAGAAGGGACTgctcatctcttcttcaagcaCATCGTAAAGCATTGGGGACTGCCAAAAGATATTGTCAGTGATCGTGACTCCCGTTTCACTGGCGTCTTCTGGACCGAGCTATTCAAACTCCTCGGGTCCACACTTTCCATGAGCTCGAGCTATCATCCACAGTCTGATGGTCAGACAGAACGCTTTAATTCTATGTTGGAGGACTACCTTCGGCACTTTGTGCGAGGTACGCAGAAGGATTGGGTGAAACTCCTGGATGTCGCTCAGCTGTGTTTCAATGCTCAAAAGAGCTCTTCGACTAACAAGAGCGCTTTTGAAATCGTTACTGGGCAGCAACTGCTCCTTCCTCACACTCTTGACATCCCACAAAGTGTGAGATCCCCTCTTGCTCGAAGTTTCTCCCGGGAGTGGAAGCAGAATGTTGATATCGCTAAAAGTTGCCTGGAGACAGCTCAGAAACGGATGAAGAAATATGCAGATAAGAATCGCCGCTTCGTTGAGTTCAATGCGGGAGACCTGGTGCTGGTGAAGGTCCCGGATCCGAGATTGTCAAAGTCATCAAGGGGGAGAGATCCTCGGTTGATGCAGAAATATGTCGGTCCTTTGCCTGTCCTTAGGCGTATTGGGATGGTGGCGTACAAGGTGGAGTTGCTGCCGTGGTGGAAGATCCACAACGTCTTCTATGTCAGCCAATTGAAGAAGTATTCAGCAGACAGGGAAGACGATACCCGCAATCAACCCAGCTGCCCACAACTCGAATTGAAGAAGACGAAAGAGAAGGTGGCTGAAGCAATCCTAGATCACCGAGTGTCGAGTACCGCGAAGAAAGACCACACAGAGTACTTGGTGAAATGGTGGGGATGCAGCAGGGAGGAGAACACTTGGGAGCGAGTGACGGACCTAAAGGCGTTTCTACCTCTTGTTGAAGCGTACCATGCTTCCGTAGCGCCGGGGACGTCGCTATCTCAGGTGGGGGAGAATGTCATGGGCCGCCTGTTCACTAGGCCCCCGTGACGCGCACTTCGGCCACTTaaccgttctacatggccgaccactCAGCTTTCATCGACAGACGACGGACACCAACTAGTCTTAGAGTCCTAGGTGTAggccttttattgctttgttactactttgttatttgctttctgttgtttagattGCTCAAGGGGACGTTAGGCCtcttgagttgcaaatttcagcttttctaGTGTCTAGTGTAGAcgataggatttattttttaagcctattatagggggcaatgagttcaagaagcttggtttagtgacgttttagagtccccctcaaggcgagccccttgctctagcatcgttgatcattgtatACAAAAAAGAGCAATCTGGTTTTCTGAATTCGCGTGTGTAATTTACggttttgtgatttgttcctCCCGACTCTGATATATTCGGCGCGCTGCGTTAGTGCCGAGCGGAGGTATTGGCAGACGTAGtcagcggactactagccacacggTGCGCTTTGCgataggcgcctcgtgagacaCGGTGATGGAAGTCCAAGGAGGCCCATTGGATGGAGCCCAGAGTGGAGAACAAATAAACCAAGCAAGGATTACAAAGGCCTATTAATGTGtaaaataagttataaataGTTTGTAATAGCGTAGGGCCTAGTATAGATAGACCATCAATCCGCTCGGACGCATTGGGTAGTATTCCTTTGGGCTAGTGATGCGTGCTAGGCTTTATTGCAAGTGATCTGTTTGAAATGCATAactaatatttgatgttaaCCTAAGTGTGTAAAACAATTAATGATGAGGTATCGATCTTAATAAAAGTTAATCCTCGTTGGACGATCCAAGTTAATATTATGCCCATAATGGATTGTAGCAAATCGTTTGATTAAATCCAAGTCTCTCATTCACAACAATGTAGTGTGGATGCTACTTCCACCTATTTGTGATCTTACAAGTCTTGACACGTTTGGAATAGAAGAAAGCTACACTATTGTTGTGAACAAATGGGATATTCTCCTGTTTCTCTATTTCACAAGTCGTGGGGGCGACGACATATAAAGatattcatttggttgatGTGTTGGGCCTAGCGCTAATTAAGTAACGTAATTCACTTGAAATCATCGGGACCACATTAAGAGGCAaggttaaatattttgggGACTCCAATGGACGGAAATGGTATTGATTAcctcatataaaataattttcatgtgaatcgtaaaagtaAGACATGAAGAATTGCTTTGTGAATCTCATGaccactaaaaaataatttctcgaAACTCCACTTGAGGGTAAAAAGTAAATGACCCATTAGTGAAATTGCTTTAGGAAGGGATGTACTGTCAGTTTGACTTATGAATACTAGTTGGATGTTGCACATTCGATACATGTgcataaaatgataatatgaaaatgattatgataaaaaataaataattataaaagatacTATTTGAAgtaagagaaagagaaagaaatactaaataaaaataaataactattaaaaaaatattttttactactttGCAAATAATGAGGAATATGTAGAAGTTAgtgaatagaaaaaaaatatatacgaaaaataaaagagacaccagaaaaatattctcttttaatatatagtacaGAAATATGACATCTTCATCCAAAGAAATTAATTGCCAATGAAGGTATAAAAATTCTATTCTACAAcccaatttatatattgatattcatGAATCTATAATAGTAGCAACAAGCCACATTAATTTGATCAGAATAGTCgtaaatcattttaaattctatcGACCTAAGTATTGTACTCTGGAGGTGATACGAAACTAAAAATAGATTCCTAAACATATACAGGAAAATTATAACTTTCGTcctataaatatgataatcaCAAATTCAGTCATATATATAcgatttaattttgataattttgttctgtaatttgaaaaatcttccacattataaataaaaatcctgAAATATACgaaagttataaaattacaaaacaatatTGTCAAATGAATtcgtatataattaattaaaattgtcatcACCTATGTTTACggaattaaaatttgaaaaaatgcaagtaaccccttatgatattacaaatgagcaaatcaTCTCTTTATGAGAAAAATAGCAActtactgtatttttaataatgcAGAAATTTACCCCtttataaattacttcattttaaaaatacaggtAATGAATTgctgtcattttttttaagggataatttgctaatttacaTTAGGAGATAAacgtaaattgcattaaacccaactaaaattaaatgcaattttgctCAACATAATAAGAAACTTGAAGCTTTTACATAACCCACACATTTGCAAAAAGTATGAAGCCATGATTGGGATCTGATGGTTTATTAGCAAAGTAGAGCCAACAAAATAGATGAAAAGATTTGAAGAGAGCTTCCCTTTCTCTACAAGCTCCATGACATTTTCAGAGCAcaaatcaaattcatcatctttattcatatgatgaatGCTGCAACATGAATTTCCCACCAAAAATCTAGACTCCGGATCCCTCTTCCTCATTGTTCTCTCCATAATTCCCTTCCAGCTTCATACTTGTGTACCACCTGGCGCAGGCAATGTAGATGACCAGATCGACGGCCGTCAAACCGGCTAAAAGAAAGTAAAACCTGTCGAGATGGCCCTTATTAAGGTTTCCCGGAATCCATCCCGGCATATTATCTACGGTAGATATCTTCATCACGATCGACACCAGGAAGCTACTGACGTAATTCCCTAGCGATATTGAGGTCATGCAAAGTGCACTTCCGAAGCTCTTAAGTCCATCGGGCGCCTCAGCATTGAAGAACTCCAACTGGCCGACGTACATGAACACTTCAGACGCACCGATGAGAGCATACTGAGGGACTTGCCAGAAGATGCTCAATGAGCTGGATCCCTGGCAGTGTCTGCAATCTTTCTTAGCGTATTTTAGCCTATAGCACTCCACGATGCCAGCTGAGAGCATTGCTGCGACTGCTATGATCAGACCGATTCCCATTCTCTGAAGCTCGGTGAGGCTCCCCTTCTTCCTAACCCTACGGACCAGTGGGTCGACTACTCTCCGGTACAGGAATATGAAAAACGCAACGCTGAGGATGTCGAAGCTAGACATGCTTGCTGGAGGGATTCGGAAGTTTGAGATGTTGGTGTTCATTGCATCGCCTTGTTCTACAAAGAGTGAGGCCATCTGTGTGAAGACTACGGAGTAAATTATGGTGCAGAGCCAGATTGGGAGTAGTCTGAGTATGCATTTGACCTCTTCAACTTGAGAGATGGGACAGAGGCGCCAAGGGTTGTATGCCTTCTGCTTCAGCTGCTCAGAATCTCTTGNNNNNNNNNNGAATCTGTTATACCAATACTTGATTAAGTACCCACCAATGTTGACATTAAATTATagagtttaatgcaattttaccttcctataatattataaatgagcaaatcaccaatttataaaaaaataatagcaatttacccctctatGTTCTTTAAAAAGAAGCTATATACCTCACTGTCTcatgaggtaaattgtttcgttttgaaaaaaaatatggtaaattcttgcatctttaaaatatagggagataaattgctattttttttataaggggttatttgtttatttgcaatattacaaaCACGCTTgaatttttcccaaaaattatatgatttccAGTTGAGTACAattccaataaattttatgccACCTTTGAAGGGGAAATTGCAAGTTTAGTATTACAGTACGGGTGTACATTTTTGTCCTGTATGAATATATTTCgacaattttgttttgtaattttaaagattttgTACATTGAAGATAAAAATTGCTGAAATTCACTAAAACAATAAGAACAGTGCACGtgaccaacttaattaatcaatgcaactttccctccattttagcaaatttccatcatttttGTCCTCAgtgtacaaaaaattttaaaattacccgacaaaattacagaaatgaaTTCATACAAGGTAATACGGACACTCcacaggaccaaaattgcaaatttttcgAGTATATGAAggtatgtatatttatatatatagaaatactTACTTGAACCCCTGGGTATGAAGCATCTTCCTAGCACCACCATTTGCTGTATGATCACTTCCACGATCATCCGCAGCTTCATACAAATTATGCTCACCCGGCGGAATCTTCTCGGTCCACTTGTTGAGTGCTGCGACGAGCACTTGGGCGAAGCGGGAAAGAGGATTTCCAGTAGGCCTGAAGTGCCTGTATCTTTTGGTACCTCCAAGAAAGAGCAGTAGAGCAGCAAAAGCAGAGGCAGTGGATGCCCAGAACCCCAGTGCCCACATCCCTTCATCCTCAAAATACCCTAATATGGTATTGGAAAAGAGTGAGCCGAGGTTCAATGCCAGATAGAAATAGCTGAAGAAGGAGACTTTGGAGCGGCCCTCTTTGGGATCCTCTTGGTCGAACTGGTCAGCCCCAAACGTAGCGATGTTGGGCTGGTAGCCTCCGTTGCCCAGAGCAACCATGTAGATGGAGATGTAGAAGAGACCCATCTCCCAGCTCGAGTGGGGTTTGCAGGGGCTTGTTCCGCGCCCGCACCCTCCAGGTTTCAGCAACGAAATCTGTGTCGCCAGTGATAACAATGCAAGACCCTAGCGTGTACATGCAAGACCAAGATTGCATCAGATTCGCtgttaaaaaaacaaatgtattgtttggatttgtattttgagtgttttaGAGATAGacagagaaaaataaagatgaataAGTGTGTGTCGGagatatattgtatatttggatttgtgttttgaggtaatttaaaatattttaaaataagtagtgCACCTTTGATATTGGGATTTGAGAGGCAAAAATACAGAAACATGAAACCGAACATAGGGTTTTTCCTATgtagtaattttgaaaatgtatttgtGGGTGTTTAGCATTTTGGTTtgttaaaaaatgtaatttgcgATTTGATCCattgtttttgtaaatttaaaacttgACATAAAAACTCCATGCACAAATCATGTGTATCCACGAGTTTAAGTCGACACATGACATGTTCTAATTTCTCGcaaattcaaaagttttttGACGAAATATGTCCTCAAATTATggaattcaaaaatatattaatggatcaattctcaaattttattttttgaaggaCCAAACtgcaaaacacctaaattaaAGAACCAAAATGCTGACCAACTATTATTATGCTgtaacaaaatcaaaacaaactATATATTCacacaatatataatttcaacgATAACTATAAGACTGCAATTTAATTCCGTAGTGGTTGCCCCTCAATTTCATTTGCCTACGACTTCCAAATGCTCTAGTTCTACCAAAATTTAcgattttagttttgtaattacGTACAAGGGTatgacatttttaattttgtatgaatttattttgataattttattttataattctaaaaattccaTTTGGataacaataatcaaaatttgctaaatgaTCGAGAAAGTGCATGTACACATATgaccaacttaattaaatacattttttcgATCATTTTAGCAGATTTCGacaatttttatacttaatttgtaaaatttttagaattacaatacaaaattactaaaatggATTTGTATAGAAGTAGAATTGCCTCATCTTATActtatggaactaaaattCCAATTTTCCCCTTACTGCACGTGTGCgtatatatatggtaaattacaacaatttcctctgaaatttgatataactATGAATaccccttattgtttgaaaaattacagataccCCTCTagtgtttgataaaattatgtaacccttggatggaggtatgaaattgtcaattttgcccttactgtatctttttaatttttttttttaaaaaataaaacttataaagaaatcaaactggatggatgaaaaatttcaaaaattataaaaaagatatccACTtaactcataaaaaaataaattttttaaaaataataaaattttaatttttaatccacaagtgtattttggtcagttcaccataaaaaatggatgaaaacctaacggatggggctaattgttagacgatcgtTAGAACCaggggtattgataattttcaaataacgagggatatttgtaattatgccaaacgtCAGGAAAAATCACTGTAATtttacccatatatatatatatatatatatatataaaactggTTTTCACCTTATACTATGCAAAAATATTGCATTAGGAGAAGAAAGAGGTAGATTTGGTACTtactattacaaaaatgagCTGAAAGATAGCGCAAGTTTTGTATCTTCCCCAATAGGAGTCGCTGAGAAAAGCACCAACGAGAGAGAATATATAGACTGTTCCAGTCCATTTGCTCACACTGTTGGCAGCATCTGCGTTGTCTTGGTGCATCACCCTTGTGAGGAACAGGACCAAATTCACTCCTACCCCGAAGAATGCAAGCGTAGCCAGCCCTTGATTTACTGCATATATATGCGCCCTACAACAATCAGGTCTAATTTACTTGACGAAGTTGATGCTCCAcgattttaaaaatcatgggCTCAAACTCCGCTATATGTGTGGGATATTATTCTACTGCATAGTAGGTTCTTAGAGATCATAGGTTCGAACTCCGCTATATATAGATTGTTCTACAGCATGATAGATGttgtttagattttatttatttggtattGTTGACcaaaatatgataattgtTACACATTCATATTTGACAGGAATAATTGTAACCgagttatttcaattaataatagttcatctcttcaaataaaaaaaaaaaaaagagagggGACGTTACATCCAAAAcgtttcgtgaaattttggTGTACGTTTGACTAAATCAAATTccattttaaagaaaataatgacgataaaagttttgaaattttttttccttttcctatATTgcgttattttattttttttaaacgtataatattttcttcctcATGTCCAATTTTGTCATTCAAATTTCTTGAACAGtgtttttacataattaaaaaaaagtatttatctataaagttacaaatatatataaaattatataaaataaatttaagaacacatatttattaatttataaaaagattcaCATAAGCATGAAAAATCACAAGTCACGACATCTGACAGCACCAAATGATGAAGTCAAATGATCAGGAGGTGTCTTATAACCAACAGGACGTTGCACACAACAATAGTTGGACACACTTgcaatttgtaattttgaaaacgtgttcgtaaattttttgaaaataattatttatcatattaattaaaataaataaataaaaaagtggtttttactttttacaattttaaattttaaattatttaaataaaattaattttaattaaaagttataagcagttccttataatttttattatagaattataaatattgaaattattttttcaaacattccaattttcaacttctattaattttagattttattttgaacttttactaatatttaatttataatttttttataatttattcttaccaaaatatagaatttagggtaaattacaatatcttTCCTgagatttgataataattatgagtaccttttattatttgaaaaattacaaataccaaattaatgtttgataaattatgtaatgCTTAGATGGatgtataaaattgtcaattttgcctTTAAgcttaatgtatttttttaaataaaaaatctataaaaaaattgaatgaggtggatgaaagaattttaaaaattataaaaatattatctcacttagtcataaaatattcaaaaaataaataaaattataatttttaatcctaaATAGACATTTTGATcgatttacaaaaaaatagataaaaacttaacaaattaaattaactattaaataatcattaaaataaaaaaaatattaataattttttaaataataaaaatatttataattatatcaaaaNNNNNNNNNNNNNNNNNNNNNNNNNNNNNNNNNNNNNNNNNNNNCGATAGCCAAATTGTCCTTTTCTGAAGATGTGACGTTGGTCAACAGTTGCTGGCATTTCATAAAAGTAAGCAATGATAACAAATCACTACTGGACATCCTCAAACAATTCTTTCAGCTAcataaatttagtttaaataattcaaacttataagttttttaaatcaattacaacact includes:
- the LOC105164382 gene encoding protein NRT1/ PTR FAMILY 7.3 (The sequence of the model RefSeq protein was modified relative to this genomic sequence to represent the inferred CDS: added 29 bases not found in genome assembly), which gives rise to MASFEVSKEAKLRGEEEGCKCTRDGSVDLHGRPAIPERSGKWFAGIIILLNQGLATLAFFGVGVNLVLFLTRVMHQDNADAANSVSKWTGTVYIFSLVGAFLSDSYWGRYKTCAIFQLIFVIGLALLSLATQISLLKPGGCGRGTSPCKPHSSWEMGLFYISIYMVALGNGGYQPNIATFGADQFDQEDPKEGRSKVSFFSYFYLALNLGSLFSNTILGYFEDEGMWALGFWASTASAFAALLLFLGGTKRYRHFRPTGNPLSRFAQVLVAALNKWTEKIPPGEHNLYEAADDRGSDHTANGGARKMLHTQGFKFLDRAAFLTSRDSEQLKQKAYNPWRLCPISQVEEVKCILRLLPIWLCTIIYSVVFTQMASLFVEQGDAMNTNISNFRIPPASMSSFDILSVAFFIFLYRRVVDPLVRRVRKKGSLTELQRMGIGLIIAVAAMLSAGIVECYRLKYAKKDCRHCQGSSSLSIFWQVPQYALIGASEVFMYVGQLEFFNAEAPDGLKSFGSALCMTSISLGNYVSSFLVSIVMKISTVDNMPGWIPGNLNKGHLDRFYFLLAGLTAVDLVIYIACARWYTSMKLEGNYGENNEEEGSGV